gaaccaaaacaaaataaacaagtaagaaagctacagtcgcgtgttctcgactgtgagattcccgctacccattttaaacaaaagaaatatattttgcggtatttttctcaaaatatatcgaaaatactacaaaaatactaaaatataccaaaatggtatatttggtatatcgatatagtactgcattcaaaatataccatagacggcacaatataccagattgtcagccaaaacaactaagacccctagtaagtaggcgtttttgcccatacaaaagtatttcttcaataacatcgacaatttttatctgatcgcaatcatttacagaaatcataaatactatagttattatactatactatatattattatgcaccaaaattcgcagctctagcttttaTATAAcgtttgttttcaattttttttttgatttgcgggggcggaagtgggcgtggcaaaaatatgaaacaaacttgatttgcgtgcaatcataacaaatgctctcgaaacaaaataatagctcaatctcttatagtctctgagattcaggtgttcatacggacagacggacaggcagacggacagacggacatggctagatcgtctcggctattgatgctgatcggagatgcctccttctacctgttacatacatttcctgccggcacaaagttataatacccttctaccctatgggtagcgggtataattaaattactagAGCCGTGGGGCAAGCGCGTTCGcatttgccacaaaaaaacttttgcctacttttaggaAAGAAAAAATTCCAAGCAGCCAATCCAGTTTGTTAGTGCATGatagttttaatttagttCAATACATTGCATTTAAAACGTCAATATGATATGTAAGTTTACTAATTATTGTCGACCGCTGCAATATACTCAAAAGCTAAATTAAAATCTTATAATAtcgtttattttgttttctgcatatttcatatatcCATCATATCAAATGCAGCTAACGTTGAATTACTGATTACTAAGAACATATTAACATACTACTTAGTTCATAAAACTATAATCATGTGTCTAAGTTTCATTCCAAGACTTCAGTGCCTTGAATCATTTTGCTCCCCGCATCGCCCAGGCTGCTTAGATGATGATCAATGTTCCGCAAACATAGGTAGTATGTTTTATTcagcattttaaattatcCCTGAACCAAAGCTAATGTAATTACAAGCATCGCTGATACATTTCATTGGTTTTGTTCCTCACGCCAAATTCATTCATCGAATGGGCAACTCAAGATGACAGCTTGATTTAGTGAaactcttatttattttatatagctcttatttatttatacatttataaattgcgAAACCAGGTCATTCATTTGACTCGAGCGTATaataactacaaaaaaaaatatttattcaaaatgtaataaGCACATGACTTAAAGTATACGTTTTACTGGAGATGCAGAATTGCGCTGCGGTTCCTAAGCCCCTATGCAGTTCTTAACTAGCATTATTATGGTGCAAGATTCATATACCAGCACAATTGAAAAGCAACATAAATAGCGAAATCATTTGGCAATTCATCTCAGTATTGTAAAAGCCTTTTTACAAGACCgtcgatttaaaaaaaacgaaacatcAAAGAGAAATGGTACAAATCTGGACTCTTCTGTTTATTGATGTCATTTGTGGTCTTAAATATTGGAGCAGACGAGACTCCAAGTGCGGAACAGAACCCAACAAAAATTGAGTGTGACGAAACATGTGGTAGTGGAAATCAGACCCTATTTGACAACTGCACATGTGGTTGTGAAAATGGATTTCACAAAGATGAACAAGACATTTATTGCGTGAAAAGTATTTGTGAAGATGGTTTGATATGTGTAATGGGGTAATGTGTTTGTGATGAAAACTATTCTAATTATGGTATTCCTCGATCTCCTAAATGCGttatgacaacaacaacatagcTTATCAACCAAACGATTTTAGCAATACCCGCGGATCCAACCGACATCACAACAACCACACCAGTTCCCACTACTATGaacataacaacaactataTAAGCACCACATATTTCGATAACTAACAGAAaaacagaacaacaacaatacctATTGCAACGAATACGAGAGCAATCTCACCTTATCTATGttctataaaaacaaatagtaAATTGAATCACTTTGAGTCGCCCCATCAAACACCTTATAGttaattacataatttatCTCGAAGATAGCTTCATATAcattcaaatattgaaaaagtaCTTAATTTATTAGCTTAGTTGGTTTAATAGaaatacaacaatttaaaaaatatattatatatgtttatacatATTATCGATCAAACTCACAGCCCgtatttctataaattattaatcatttatttaaaacaaaacccGTATgcattgtatttataaaaggTGAACTTGAAACAGCGGCGCTTAGTCCCCATCAAAACTCAAAAGGGTGCATAACATACAATTGTCAAAAATGGCATATGGAATTTTTTACTGCTTCACTGTACTCCTTGTACTAATCCTGAAGGCTAACGCTCAAGTTTTGATTGGTAACGATACAACTATTCCATCGGCGATAAGTACTCCGCATCAAGAGACAACATCAATACATAACTACTCTTCTGCAACAAAGTCAACCAAAACAACGACCATCAGTCCAATATTATCAACCTTTGAGCCAAGGCTAACCTACAGACGTCGTACCATAAAATTGAGCGGATTGACAATCACCGagattgtaattgtaattatcCTGTCGATTATTATTTCCATCGTCATGTTTGTCTTTTGCAAATACCGAAGACGAAGGAGATATCTAAGTTATCATAATTTATCGAACAATTAATGGTATTATATTTgatgaaagtaaataaaaataattatttaatattggtaatttgttttattgacaACTAATcatacattaaatttatttaaattttaaccGAAAAAAGGAAAGTTTCATATACATGGTCTCCTTATTATTGATACTgagccaaaacaaaacataacatTATTCTTCAAGAATGTAAATATCCGGAAATGTATGACTATATCGTATCGGCTGCTGACGCTTAATCAATGATGACAATTCAACACTCCTTTCTTAGGCTATGGTGTTTGTCgaaatactttaattaaattgctccaaatttatttaacaacgATTTTTCTCCAACTGCATGACTGAAAGAAATTTGAGTGGGAATTTTTGCAAATCAAACCTTATAGCACGATCAAAATTTTTGGTTCCAGCTCTTGCCATTTGAGTCAGCAAATAAAGATTACCACAtaggatatatatatagtagatgtattataaaattaaacaaacgaataaatgttatttttgtttattgtacatgtacgtatatataataatatagagtttgcaaaagttatattatatgtatggcCATGCTATTTTTGCGAATGTAATCCAAaactatttttcaatttaatgacAATTTTAAGAGACAATTGacaaagtattaaaaaattccTTTGTATCAATGACAAACTCACAAGTGGGCAATCTTTTGTGTTGTAATCTGGTTTGGTACCTGTAGAAACTTTGAATCTTGTGGTGGAATTATTAAGTGGGAAACATGAGAGTTTGGCgcatgttgctgttgatgttgttgtggatGGTGATTTGACTGCCGCTGCATCAATGGGGGCGGTAGATAGGCGGCTGCTATGGTGGAATGCTGGTAACGTATTTGCGAGGTGTGTGGTTGGTgaggttgctgctgctgctgctgatgatggtggtgatgttgatgttgatgttgatgtggGTGTTGATGATGCAGTTGCTGgaagtgttgctgctgctgctgctgctgctgctgttgctgatgatatCGTATCTCGTCATAAAGATGCGAGTCGAGGCTGCCCTTTCGCGACTTCGGCGAGATTACCGAATAGAGTGACTCCTTCCTGGCATAGGCATATGGCGGTGTTCTAATTGATGAGTTATTACTAGGTGTATCATACAGTTCCGGTTGAGAAACTGCAAGAATTTCTTAAGAATTAGTTTGAATGATTAACTACGCGGCCAATACGATAAATAACTTGATATTCTTAACAcgtttttatattcattaagaATTCTCAGATTAGTCATCGAATCGCCCTCGCAACAGCCGGGCGACACTTACATACCCTCATTCGGTAGAGTTTGGCTAATGGAATTTGCAGCTGGAACTTTTGGCAGTGGTCCGTGAAATATTTTTCCCATAGCGCCAGACTCGCTAATCACAACTTCGGGATTGGTATTGTGGGGGTGAGTTGAAAGCGTGCCATTCGCATTATAGATGACAGCGTCCTTCTGGAGATGTTGTCGTCGATAGACATAAAGGAAGCCGAGCACAATGACAGTCATCAACACAAGAAGTATGACGATCATTGTGCTCAGCAAACTGGTATCATGATCATGGGCACTTCTGCTTGGATTACTCTCGCCTGCCGCAAATCCCGCAAGGTTCAGCTGAGGCTGATGCTCCTGCGACACACTGCCACCATTGGTAATCACGTGTATGACCTCGGGAGTTGGCACGCCAGCCGCTGCGGCTGTGTGTAAGTTCTCCAAGAGGGCATTGCTCGACTCGTGCAGAATGATCTTGGGCGTGTGTGACGCCTCCTGAACGGGCTGCTTGATCAGTATCACCTCGGGCAGCGGACTAGGCGAGGCCTGGTCAAGGCCTCCCACTTCCTGCATGCTGCCAATGCGCTTGGCAATGCTATTGATATTGTGCGTAAGGTTCGCCATGGTCGAGTTGATGGTCTCCAGCACCACATGACTGACATTCAAGGCACCCACCACAT
This DNA window, taken from Drosophila nasuta strain 15112-1781.00 chromosome 2L, ASM2355853v1, whole genome shotgun sequence, encodes the following:
- the LOC132798847 gene encoding uncharacterized protein LOC132798847 isoform X1 — protein: MKQLHIWLLLFLWQLNCICSQNSSLRVNTYLKEMGPTAMALPSIQAAGNICTREEPYEEVIQVPEVQPVRVRTSSWCLDIPPRCSSFKTEMREVMREQKLNKTRTVRFCCQGYEGNLSDSQASCKPICRGGCGRGSCLMPDICSCEEGYTGKHCTQRCDHDRWGLDCKNPCQCRNDAVCDNKTGVCHCIAGWAGQFCEQPCPPGTHGVMCRKACECAERLCHPQTGECIRQDHVVGALNVSHVVLETINSTMANLTHNINSIAKRIGSMQEVGGLDQASPSPLPEVILIKQPVQEASHTPKIILHESSNALLENLHTAAAAGVPTPEVIHVITNGGSVSQEHQPQLNLAGFAAGESNPSRSAHDHDTSLLSTMIVILLVLMTVIVLGFLYVYRRQHLQKDAVIYNANGTLSTHPHNTNPEVVISESGAMGKIFHGPLPKVPAANSISQTLPNEVSQPELYDTPSNNSSIRTPPYAYARKESLYSVISPKSRKGSLDSHLYDEIRYHQQQQQQQQQQQHFQQLHHQHPHQHQHQHHHHHQQQQQQPHQPHTSQIRYQHSTIAAAYLPPPLMQRQSNHHPQQHQQQHAPNSHVSHLIIPPQDSKFLQVPNQITTQKIAHL